The genomic DNA CATGCGCGAGCCGACGCTGCGGTACCCGAAATGAGCGGTTTCGGGGTACCGCAGCGTCTGCTCGGCGGGGAAACGCTAGGGGGCCAGGGCGACGATGCGTTCGGCGCGGCGCAAAACGGGAGCGTCGACCATCAGACCGTCGTGCTGGAAGACGCCACGTTCGGTCGCCACCCGATCGAGCACCGCCCGCGCCCAGGCGATTTGTTCCTCGGTCGGGGCGTAGGCCGAGCGGATGACCGCGACCTGCGTCGGGTGGATCGCCACCTTGGCGTCGAATCCGACCGCGACCGCGTCATCGGACTCTGCCCGCAGGCCATCGAGATCCTTGATGTCGAGATACACCGAATCCAGCGCCAGCTTCCCGTAAGCCTTGGCGGCCAGCAGGGTCTGCGACCGCACGTGCTGGGCAACGTCGCGGTAGGTACCGTCGGACCGGCGGTTGGCGGTGCCACCGGTGACGGCGAACAGATCTTCGGCCCCCCACATCACCGCGACGGCGTTGTCGGGCTGCACCAGCTCCACCACGTTCAGCGCGGCCAGCGGCGTCTCGATCAGCACCACGACATCGAGCGGCGCCAGAGCCGTCACCTGATCCGCGTGCTCGGACTTGGCGAGCATCACCGTGGTGTAGTCGGTCGCCGCTACCGCCTTCAGGTCGAGCTCGTGGTCGGCGGTGTTGGTCGGATTGACCCGCACCACTGTCCGCGCCGGGTCCAGCCGGGTGTCGATCAGGGCCTGACGGGCGGCTGGACGGTCCTTGGCCGCACACCCGTCCTCGAGGTCGAGGATCACCACATCGGCTGCCGCCGAGGCCTTTTCGAACCGCTCGGGACGGTCGGCCGGGCAGAACAGCCAGCCCGGGCCTGGTGCCTGCAATGTCACGACTCCCCCTCCGGACGCATCCGCACCATGGTCTTGCGCGACGCCGTGGCCACGATGTCACCGTGCTGGTTGCGGCCGGTGTGGGCCAACGTCACGATGCCCTCCCCCGGCCGACTCTTGGATGCCCGCTTCTCGGTGATCTCGGTTTCGGCGTACAGCGTGTCACCGTGGAAAAGCGGCTTGGGGAAAGCGATCTCGGAGAATCCGAGGTTGCCGACGATGGTGCCCTGGGTCAGCTGAGCCACCGACAAGCCGACGAGCGTGGACAGGGTGAACATCGAATTGACCAACCGCGCGTTGAACGGTGGCAGGGCATCGGCGAACGCCGCATCCAGGTGCAGGGCCTGGGTGTTCATGGTCAGCGTGGTGAACAGCACGTTGTCGGCCTCGGTGATGGTGCGCCCGGGACGGTGCAGGTAGCGCACCCCGATCTCGAACTCCTCGAACCACAACCCGCGCTGTTCTATTACTTTCTGGGACCGTTCTTCCCCTGAGGTCACAAGCCCGCCTCCCGCGCGATCAGCATCAGCTGCACTTCCGTTGTCCCCTCGCCGATTTCGAGAATCTTGCTGTCCCGGTAATGACGTGCCACCGGGTATTCGTTCATGAATCCGTAGCCGCCGAAAATCTGGGTGGCGTCGCGGGCATTGTCCATCGCGGCCTCGCTGGACACCAGCTTGGCCACCGATGCCGCCTTCTTGAACGGCTTGCCGGACAGCATCAGCGCCGCGGCGTCGTAGTACGCGGCGCGGGCGGTGTGGGCGCGGGCCTCCATCCGGGCGATCTTGAAGGCGATGGCCTGGTAGGTGCCGATGGCGGCGCCGAAGGCCTGACGCTCCTTGGCGTACTTGACGCACTCGTCCACACAACCTTGCGCGACTCCGACCGACAGCGCCGCGATGGCGATACGGCCTTCATCGAGGATGCGCAGGAAGTTGGCGTAGCCGCGTCCCTGTTCACCGAGCAGGTTCTCGGCGGGCACCCGGACGTCGTCGAAGCTCAGCGGGTGGGTGTCCGAGGCGTTCCAACCGACCTTGTTGTACGCCGGTTCCGCGGTGAATCCCTCGATGGGCACCGGCACCAGGATCGACGAGATCTCCTTCTTGCCGCCGTCGGCCTCACCGGTAACGGCCGTCACGGTGACCAGCTTGGTGATGTCGGTGCCGGAGTTGGTGATGAACTGCTTGGAGCCGTTGATCACCCAGTGACCGTCGTCCATCTTGGCGGTGGTCTTGGTGGCGCCGGCGTCGCTGCCGCCGCCGGCCTCGGTCAGGCCGAACGCACCCAACGCCTTGCCGCTGGCCAGCAGCGGCAGCCACTCCTGCTTCTGGGCGTCATTGCCGAAGCGGTACACCGGCATGGCGCCCAGCGAAACCCCGGCCTCCAGCGTGATGGCCACGCTCTGGTCGACTTTTCCGAGCTCTTCCAAGGCCAGGCACAGCGCGAAGTAGTCGCCGCCCATGCCGCCGTACTCCTCGGGGAACGGCAGGCCGAACAGCCCCATGTCGGCCATGCCGGAGACGACCTCGTACGGGAACGAGTGTTCCTCATCGTGTTTGGCAGCCACCGGCGCGACCACGCTCTGCGCGAAGTCGCGGACGGACTTGGCCAGTTCCGCGTAGTGATCCGGCAGGGTGCCGGTGGACAGAAAGTCCGTCATTGCTCGCTCTCCTGTGTTGCAGCGGTGATCCGGGCCAGCGGCTGGCCCACCTTGACCTGGTCGCCGACGGCGACAAGTAGTTCGGCCACACCGTCGGTGGGTGCCGCCAGGGCATGCTCCATCTTCATCGCCTCCACGGTGACCACCATGGTCCCGGCGGTAACCTCGGCACCGCTCTCAACGCCCACGGCGACAACCGATCCCGGCATGGGACTGACGAGTTCGGCGTCGCCACTGTGCTCGTCGTCGGGCCGCACCG from Mycobacterium sp. DL440 includes the following:
- a CDS encoding CoA ester lyase yields the protein MTLQAPGPGWLFCPADRPERFEKASAAADVVILDLEDGCAAKDRPAARQALIDTRLDPARTVVRVNPTNTADHELDLKAVAATDYTTVMLAKSEHADQVTALAPLDVVVLIETPLAALNVVELVQPDNAVAVMWGAEDLFAVTGGTANRRSDGTYRDVAQHVRSQTLLAAKAYGKLALDSVYLDIKDLDGLRAESDDAVAVGFDAKVAIHPTQVAVIRSAYAPTEEQIAWARAVLDRVATERGVFQHDGLMVDAPVLRRAERIVALAP
- a CDS encoding MaoC family dehydratase — protein: MTSGEERSQKVIEQRGLWFEEFEIGVRYLHRPGRTITEADNVLFTTLTMNTQALHLDAAFADALPPFNARLVNSMFTLSTLVGLSVAQLTQGTIVGNLGFSEIAFPKPLFHGDTLYAETEITEKRASKSRPGEGIVTLAHTGRNQHGDIVATASRKTMVRMRPEGES
- a CDS encoding acyl-CoA dehydrogenase family protein, translated to MTDFLSTGTLPDHYAELAKSVRDFAQSVVAPVAAKHDEEHSFPYEVVSGMADMGLFGLPFPEEYGGMGGDYFALCLALEELGKVDQSVAITLEAGVSLGAMPVYRFGNDAQKQEWLPLLASGKALGAFGLTEAGGGSDAGATKTTAKMDDGHWVINGSKQFITNSGTDITKLVTVTAVTGEADGGKKEISSILVPVPIEGFTAEPAYNKVGWNASDTHPLSFDDVRVPAENLLGEQGRGYANFLRILDEGRIAIAALSVGVAQGCVDECVKYAKERQAFGAAIGTYQAIAFKIARMEARAHTARAAYYDAAALMLSGKPFKKAASVAKLVSSEAAMDNARDATQIFGGYGFMNEYPVARHYRDSKILEIGEGTTEVQLMLIAREAGL